From a region of the Bacteroidales bacterium genome:
- a CDS encoding nucleoside deaminase yields MSDDEKFMQMAYREAQTAYSDGEIPVGAIVVCNGMVIARTHNLTEMLNDVTAHAEMQAITAATNQLGGKYLNKCTMYVTLEPCIMCAGALGWSQLGRLVWGADDAKRGFSRFAPEALHPKTEITKGIMAKECAEIIQEFFKNKR; encoded by the coding sequence ATTTCAGATGATGAAAAGTTTATGCAGATGGCTTATCGCGAAGCCCAAACAGCATACTCTGACGGGGAGATTCCGGTTGGGGCAATAGTGGTGTGCAACGGAATGGTAATAGCAAGGACGCATAATCTGACAGAGATGCTAAACGATGTAACTGCCCATGCTGAGATGCAGGCAATAACTGCGGCAACAAACCAATTGGGCGGAAAATATCTGAACAAATGCACTATGTATGTAACATTGGAGCCTTGCATAATGTGTGCAGGAGCATTAGGGTGGTCGCAGTTAGGACGTTTGGTTTGGGGTGCCGATGATGCAAAGCGAGGATTCTCACGATTTGCTCCCGAGGCGTTACATCCCAAAACAGAAATAACAAAAGGAATAATGGCAAAAGAGTGTGCCGAGATAATACAGGAATTTTTCAAAAACAAAAGATGA
- a CDS encoding ferritin: MLSKRLEDALNAQISAEFWSAYLYLSMSVDASAKGYKGVANWFAVQFKEEQAHAQIFINYVLARGGKVELAPIPEVKTSWETPLEAFEDTIVHERKVTSLINELCHIAAEEKDFATSNMLVWFVDEQVEEEENVQEQIDAMRAVDGNKFGLYMIDKDLATRTYVTPTPLAGKE, from the coding sequence ATGTTAAGTAAAAGATTAGAAGATGCTCTAAATGCACAAATTAGTGCGGAGTTCTGGTCGGCATATCTATATTTATCAATGTCGGTTGATGCTTCGGCTAAGGGTTACAAAGGTGTGGCTAACTGGTTTGCTGTTCAATTTAAGGAGGAACAGGCTCACGCTCAAATTTTCATTAACTATGTTCTTGCTCGTGGAGGCAAAGTTGAGTTAGCTCCTATCCCTGAGGTTAAGACAAGCTGGGAGACTCCTCTTGAGGCTTTTGAAGATACTATTGTTCATGAGCGTAAGGTAACTTCGCTTATTAACGAACTTTGCCATATTGCGGCTGAAGAGAAGGATTTTGCCACTTCAAATATGCTTGTTTGGTTTGTTGATGAGCAAGTTGAGGAAGAAGAGAATGTTCAAGAGCAAATTGATGCTATGCGTGCTGTGGATGGTAATAAGTTTGGCTTGTATATGATTGATAAAGATCTTGCCACTCGTACTTACGTTACCCCTACTCCTTTGGCAGGAAAAGAGTAG
- a CDS encoding SIMPL domain-containing protein, protein MEKCKLPVAAALVAIGIFLGGFAIAKAIITTTEMSRVVNVKGLSVREVPADKVIWPITFKEIGNNLTDLYNTINTKNNIIISFLKENGIDESEIIIAAPEIVDLQAERYGNQNYLYRYNVTSIITVTSNKVNLVTQLMLKQADLIKKGVAIIVGSYEYQPTFTFTGLNDIKPQMIEEATINARTTAEKFAADSQSKLGKIKTANQGQFTISDRDNNTPQIKEVRVVTSVTYFLED, encoded by the coding sequence ATGGAGAAGTGTAAATTACCCGTAGCCGCGGCATTGGTTGCCATAGGAATCTTTTTAGGTGGCTTTGCGATAGCGAAAGCCATAATTACAACAACAGAAATGTCACGAGTGGTAAATGTAAAAGGACTATCTGTACGTGAAGTGCCGGCCGATAAGGTAATATGGCCAATTACATTTAAGGAGATAGGCAATAACTTAACAGACCTATATAATACCATAAATACAAAGAACAATATAATAATATCATTCTTAAAGGAGAATGGTATAGATGAGAGTGAGATAATTATTGCAGCTCCCGAGATAGTAGATTTACAGGCGGAGCGTTACGGAAATCAGAACTACTTATACCGTTACAATGTAACATCCATAATAACCGTAACATCAAATAAGGTAAACTTAGTAACCCAATTGATGCTTAAACAAGCCGATTTAATAAAAAAAGGAGTAGCAATCATAGTAGGGAGTTACGAATATCAACCAACCTTTACATTTACAGGTCTTAACGATATAAAACCCCAAATGATTGAGGAGGCAACCATAAATGCACGAACAACAGCCGAGAAATTTGCTGCCGATTCACAAAGCAAGTTGGGGAAAATAAAAACAGCCAATCAAGGACAATTTACCATAAGCGACCGAGATAATAACACACCTCAAATAAAAGAGGTGCGAGTAGTAACAAGTGTAACATATTTTCTTGAAGATTAG